A region of the Aphis gossypii isolate Hap1 unplaced genomic scaffold, ASM2018417v2 Contig00955, whole genome shotgun sequence genome:
tatttacatAAGGAAGGTATTTTACCTTTAGGTACTACAAGATTAAATAGACTGACAGGTTTGAAAATGCTAAAAGAAAAAGAACTAAGAAAAAAGGTACGTGGAACTTTTTGTGAAATGGTAActaatattgttgaaattaaaattactgctGTGAGTTGGTTGGATAATAAAGTTGTGAATATGGTTTCAACATATGCTGGGAGTTAACCGGTTATGGAAAAAAGAACGGGATTTTTAAATCAGAAAACATTCATAAGGTTATTTATTGTCCCAATTCAGTgggtatttataattcatacatgGAAGgtgttgatattattaattcaatgttAGGATATTATAGAATTCCATTAAGatctaagaaatattatatgaagatATTTTACCATGTAATAGATCTATGTGTTGTCAATGCTTGGTTGTTATACAGACGGGTTAATAACAATGAATCTTACCTACCCTTAgtggattttaaaattgtaatttcagAAGTTCTTTGTGAGGTGTAAAGAACTACTCCAAAGAGAAAATGACTTCCAACTGctgaagaaaataaaacaaaaggcccttagaaacaaaaaaaaaaaagagggcCATGTTTCAGAACTTCCAGCTGAATATGTGTGGTTGGATAGTATGGATCATTATCCCATTCATGAAAATAGAAATCGCTGCAAATATCCTACTTGTTCACAAAAAACTATGATCTTATGTACAAAgtgcttaattaatttatgtattaatgacAAACGAAactgttttttgttattccatacttaatgatttattttatattatcattatgtttttatatttaattttaaccaaagGAGGTTCTCATTAAGAATGTAATCAAAACGACTGAAGAaagttcttataatttatatgtattttattattaattcattttaagtaaagaaagtttaaatttatattatcaattcaaaatactgaagacagtattattattaactataactataattcaaaattataattttttaccaaaGGGGGTctcttgtttttaatatttcatatttgttctgttttgttataattataataaattattaataaacatttaatagtaTGTTCTTTATTTAAAGCTGCTACCCACATTATTGTAGTTAAGTATTCCAAAAACATtgtgatacataaaaataaaaattaatgttggtAATGGCTaatgatgtacctacctagtatggcacaaatacaaatgtttataatcttTGATACTGCATGGTGTGCCAAATATGGCACTTACAAAAGGATTGATAAGTGACTATTATGCATGATGTGCCATATTTGGAACACAATAAACTTTACCTAATAACTTCCAACTttcaacttattattattattattatttttcttccgGGGGTTATGGGAGGCTCCGAAAAATGGTAGTTgagtgtctagctatcagtcCTGAACCGGTGTATCATCATGTCCTATTGCTTGCCCGGTTCTTTTTTGcgatggtaaaaaataaataaatacgaaaaatggtaattgaGTGCATCAGTTGATGTAAATCGATATCCAACAGTCCTAACCTGTGCCGTAGGCGGATTGTCATACCTCCTGACGTCGAAGCTTTGGCGTTGTTTTTTTCGTGAAAACACTTAAATTCTAATGCCGTGtaacgtgctctgatacttatgttaaatatagtatataaattactacataCTATAGCCAACAATAACCTAAAACAGTGAGGGTGCAACAAACACTTCTATAAATTCAACAAGGGTACAACAAATGttcttataataacaataattaaaacgtcGGTGATGCAACAGACACTTTTTATGATAAGGGTAAAACAAATACTCTAAAAGTGAGCAAATGATCAAGTACTGATTTTcttaacatattaacataacaGTCATCAACGGCGGCGGAGCGGCGTGAGAACGCCTGgcacaatatttacattatcaaAGACAGATCATCGCACGTATGCTTGTCAcccggtagaatattatagatatacaatTACCACCcgatagaataatatagatatctaACTGACTCACACTGTCGCGCGGATGAAGCAAAGCGTGGGTAGAAGTGGATGCACGTGCAGATGACCATCAGGGACCTGAAGGTAACGTGGGACTCCCTGGATGATATATAAAGGGGCCCATGATAGGCACATTTCAGACGTGATTTACCAGAGTTAGAgcgagcaccttcacgtcacccagttcaataattttgtcatttgGACTTAGAACATTTctcatagtttaatttattaaataattaggacttagaatatttttcaataaaaaaacacttaaaataatttaaccattttttacaattaatccATTCAACACTACATTATTTAGTTGCTTGTACGTGGTACGTTACAGCCGTATTGAGTGTTAAGTAGTCAATAATCAACGAtggaaatcaatttaaattaattaaaaatctactaAAGCTAAAAAATCCCATTTCTCATTTTATaccatatcataaaatataacagcaAAAATACTCAATttcaacacaatatttatctcacacgttttaaactaattaatccAACTACAAAATACATCGTGTGCATTTATCAAAGCAATGTGGGTACATTTGAACACGGATATTCGTTAgagtagtataaatatggggcgtctggctccatttttcagcggagataaaaaaagtttgagagGGTATGGTCCCCTTGCAGTGTAAGAAATTCCCGCTGTaaaatggagccagacgccAAATGGTTTTTCTAaccatttattagtataaatatggggtgtctggctccatttttcagcggagatgaaaaaagtttgagggggtaTGGTCCCCTTGCAGTGTAAGAAATTCCCGCCGTAAAATGGAGTCAGACGCCCCAtggtttttctgaaaaaaaacctAGGTAAGTAATTCTCCCTTCCACacgttatttgatttgatttcacatgcatttcaatttttttaatataatcagtttactatacatacacaagtaatatacttagtttataaatatgcgtTGAAACGAtcatatctgtgtaaataGCATCTGTGTTTCacgtttatttaagttattacatttatttctattcgtgtttaatttaaaacatttagtttGTTACTAACGGTTGAACAATTAAgtcgtgttatattttttttattatttctctggTAAATTAgcttattgatttgtttttttaaagtatttatcttGAGCTTTATTGTAACCATGAATTTACAGAAATTTTCCAACGATTTTCCAtctttagtttatttagtaCGAAATAATTCATATCCAGTACATTCAGATTATACCACATTTATGTcaagattaaaaacatataactcATATCCATCTACTTcatgtcaaaataaatatttgttatctgaatctggtttaaaatataccgGTGTAGGTGATATAGTTGAATGTTTTTTCTGTGGACTTGTCTTACAAAAATGGTCAAACGA
Encoded here:
- the LOC126555627 gene encoding death-associated inhibitor of apoptosis 2-like, translating into MNLQKFSNDFPSLVYLVRNNSYPVHSDYTTFMSRLKTYNSYPSTSCQNKYLLSESGLKYTGVGDIVECFFCGLVLQKWSNDDIPWVEHAKWNPKCIFVLLCKGNEFIENVKNEYVKASHVCDCKSKSNDITC